CCTGCTGGGCGCAGAGGACGTAGCCGACGAGGTTGACGTCGACGACCCGGCGCAGGTCGTCGACGCGCAGCTCGGTGAAGGGCCCGATGGGGCTGGTGACGCCGGCGTTGTTGACCAGGCCGGTGAGCGGGCCGAGCTGCGCGGCGGCGTCGAACAGGGCACCGACCTGGTCCGGGTCGGTGGTGTCGGCGCGTACCGCGACGGCCCGCACGCCGGTGGCCCGCAGGTCGGCCAGGACGGCGCCGGCGGCGGCGTCGTCGCGGCGGTAGCACAGGGCGATGTGGTGGCCTGCCGCGGCGAGACGGCGGGCGGTGGCCGCGCCGATGCCGCGACCACCACCGGTGATGACGGTGACAGGTGCCACGGTGCCCCCCGGGTTTCTGACGGCTGCGTGCCGGCCCCGCCGACGCTACCGTGACCGCGCGGACCGGTCGTCGAGAGGAGAGTCACATGGAGCGGGCGTTGGTGCTCGGCGGTGGTGGGGTCACGGGCGTGGCCTGGGAGCTGGGGCTGCTGGCGGGGCTCGCCGAGCGGGGCGTCCCGGTCACCGAGGCGGACCTGGTGGTGGGCACGTCGGCGGGTTCGGTCGTCGGGGCGCAGGTGTGTTCGGGGGTGCCGCTGGAGCAGCTGTACGAGGCGCAGTTGGCGCCGGCGTCGGGCGAGCTGGCGGCGCGGCTGGGCGTGGCGGTGCTGGCGCGGATGGTGTGGGCCGGTGCCCGGACCCGCGACCCCGTGCGGGCACGGGCGCGCATCGGTGCGATGGCGGTGGCGGCGCGTACCCCGTCGGAGGCGTCCCGACGCGCCGTCATCGAGGCCCGACTGCCGACGGCGAAGTGGCCGGCGCGGCGGCTGCTGGTGACCGCGGTGGACGCGTCCTCGGGCGAGTTCGTGGTGTTCGACGGGAGCGACAGCGCGGTGTCCCTGGTGGACGCGGTGGGTGCCAGTTGCGCGGTGCCCGGGGTGTGGCCGCCGGTGACGATCGGCGCGCGTCGCTACGTCGACGGCGGGATGCGCTCGGCGGTGAACGCCGACCTGGCCGCGGACGCCCGACGGGTGCTGGTGATCGCGCCGACGTCGGGGGCGTTCGGGCCGATGCCGCGGCTGTCGGCGCAGCTGGCCGGGTTGCGGGCGGCCGGGTCACGGGTGGCGGTGGTGACGCCGGACGCGGCGGCGCGCAAGGCGATCGGCCGCAACGTGCTGGACCCGGCGCGACGGGCGGGATCGGCGCGGGCCGGCCGGGCGCAGGCCGCGGTGGTGGCGGACGAGGTGGCGGCCCTCTGGGCGTGATCGCTTACGCTCACCGCCTGTCTGGTCCGACAACGGAGGTGCGCGGTGGCGGGTGTGGGTGTCGGCGACGTGGTGGACGACTTCGAGCTGCCCGATGAGACGGGCACGCCCCGGCGGCTGTCGGAGTTCCTGACGGCGGGGCCGGTGGTGCTGTTCTTCTACCCGGCGGCGATGACCCGGGGCTGCACGGCGGAGAGCTGCCACTTCCGGGACCTGGCGGCGGAGTTCGCGGCGGTCGGCGCCACGCGGGTGGGCATCAGCCGCGACAGCGTGGCCAGGCAGGCCGAGTTCTCCACGCTGCACGGCTTCGACTATCCCCTGCTGTCGGATGAGGACGGGACGGTGGCGCACCGGTTCGGGGTGCGCCGGCGGCTGCCGTTGGGGCCGCTGAGCACGAAGCGGATGACGTTCGTGATCGGCGCGGACCGGCGGGTGATCGACGTGATCCACAGCGAGGTCAGCATGAACGACCACGCCGACCGGGCGCTGCGGGCCCTGGGCGGCTGAGCGGGCGCGAGCCCCGTGCGACGGGTGTCGCAGCCGGCTGGTATCAAGACAGCAATCAAACAGGTGTACGGAAGAGGGTTGTGATGGATGCCGGCCAGGGTTTGTCCACTGACGAGGTGCAGAGCCTGCGGGATGCGTTGGCGGCGGGCCGCCGGCCCCGGGTGGTGTTCACCGCATCGGCGGGGCAGATCGTCGGTCAGATCGGCCAGGTGGTCGAGCTGACCGATCCCGAGGTGTCCGACGAGTTCGTGGTCGTGCGCTTCGGCCGCGACGAGTTGCCGTTCTCCCCCGCGGATCTCGCGGTGGCGCCGAAGGGCGCCGGTCGTCGGGTCGCCGAGCCGAAGCCGGAGCCGCCGGCGCAGGAGCAGCCACCCGCGGTGGCGGAGCCGGAGTTCGTGTTGGACACGCCGCGGGTGCCGACGCCGCGGCGGGAGGAGCCAAAGGTGGAGCAGCAGGTGGAGAAGGCGCCGGCGCGGCGGGCGGTCAAGGCCGTGAAGCCGAAGGGCCCCGCGGGCCTGACGGTGACGTTGGCGTACGCCGAGGGTGAGTGGACGGTCGCCGCGCAGCAGGGCAGCAAGGCCCTGGCCAAGCCGTACGTGGTGAAGCCGGCCGAGGCGTTGAAGATGGTGGCGCTTGTCGACGTGCCGGGGGTGCAGGAGGCGGTGGAGCAGATCCTCGGCACCGAGCGGGCCGAGGCGGAGCAGCAGGCGGAGAAGCTGCGCGCCGAGCTGGCCGAGATCGAGGCGCGGCTGGCGGAGTTGCGCGAGGCCCGCTGACGGGTCGGGTCAGTCCCGGCTGCTGTGGTGCTCGAGCAGCCGGGTGAGCAGCCGGGTGAGCTGGTCGCGTTCGGCGGCGGACAGCGGGGCGAGCAGGTCCTGCTGGACCCGCTCGACGGTCTGGGTCATCCGGCGTGCCTCGTCGGCGCCGCTGTCGGTGAGGCTGATGACGTTGCGGCGGCGATCGGCCGGGTCGGGGGCTCGTACGACGAGCCCTCGACCGGCCAGGTCGTTGATGGCCGCCACCACGTCGCTGCGGTCGATGCCGCAGCGTCGACCGAGGTCGGCCTGGCTGGCGGGGCCGCCCTCGGCGAGCGCGGCGAGCAGCCGGTAGTGGTAGCCGCGCAGGTCGTGAGCGGTGAAGCCCTCGCTGATCAGGCGGGCGGCGTGGCTGGCGGTCTGGTTGAGCAGCCAGCTGGGGGTGGTGCGTAGCCCGGCGGGTGACTGCGGGGCGGTGGAATCCATGGGCCGCAGCCTAACAGCAATCGTTGGCGCGACCCACGATCCGTGTTACGTTGGCTGCACCAACGTTGGTCCCGCCAACGTTAAGAAGGAGGCGTCATGTCCACCGCTCCCACCCTCAACGGCCAGGTCATCGGCCAGGCCCACTACGCCACCCGGGCCCTGCTGGAGCGGGCCGTCGCTCCGCTCGGGCTCAGCTTCGGCCAGGTGCTCACCCTCAACGTCCTCGCCGCCGGCACCACCGAACGGACCCGGCTCGTGCACCGGATCACCAGCACCCTCAAGGTGGACGAGCCGACCGTGCACACGCTGATCACCCAACTCGTCGACGCCGGTCTCGCCCAGGCCGGCGACCACACCTCGACGGGCGGCGGGGAGCCGCAGGTGCGGCTCACCGACACCGGCCACACCGTGCGGGGCCGCGTCGCCGACGCCGTCGCGGGCATCACCGCCCGGCTGTACGGGGACATCCCGGCCGACGAGACGAGCGTTGCCGCCCGGGTTCTCGCCCTGGTCACCCAGCGCGCGAACGCCGAACTGGCAGCGATCCCGGGCGGCGCCACGACTGTCGGTCAGAAGTAGTCGAGCAGCTGCGCCGGGCCTCCCGCGCCCAGCAGGTCCAGGGCGTCCGGGACGGCGCCGGCGGCGTGCAGCAGACCAGCCTCGGCGACCGACCGGGCGCGGGCGGCACCGGCGTAGAGCAGCGCGAAGCCGCGCACGTCCAGCCGCAGGTCGGCCTCGCCGCCGATCCGGGTCAACTCGCCGGCGCCGTCGGCGACGCTCAACCGCCAGGCGCCGGCGTTCCAGTCGGCGACCTCGTCGGCGAGGGTGAACTCGACGGCACCCCGGACGTGGGCGGGCCAACCGCGCATGCCGACCGCCCGGGCCACGTCCACCGGCCGGTGCATCCACAGGTCCCGTGCGTGCTCGCGGGCCGACTCCAGTGGCAGGTGGACGCTCACGGCGTCGCCGTCGAGCGGGCACAGTCGCAGGGTCGGTGCGACGCTCGCCCAACTGCCGAGCACGCCGACGAGTTCCCGGGCGGCCTCAGCGCTGGTCGCCAGGGCCTCGTCGACGGTCAGCACCGAGTCGGCGCCGTAGCCGCGGCCCCGTTCCCAGTTGGCGTAACCCACCAGGTCGCCGCCGTCCTCGACGAGGGTGAGCGCGTCTGCGGGCAGGCCGCGCTCGGCGGCGAAGAAGTCGAAGAGCTCACCCCGGCGGGTGAGCGGGCCGTTGCGGTGCCGGGTGACCCGCTCGTACAGGGCCGCGACGGCGGGCAGGTCGGCGGGCGTGCCGGCGCGGACGGTCAACCGGGGATCCGGCCGGTGCCGGTGCAGCACTGCGGTGGCCAGGTCGACGGTGCGCAGCACCCCGGCGGCCTCCCAGCCGCAGGCACGGTAGGGGGCGGCGACGGTCGGGTACAGCGCGCTGATCGCCGCGCCGCGCTCGCGGGCGCCACGCAGCAGGGCGGTGAGCAGGCCGCGGGCCACGCCCCGGCCGCGGGCCTCGGGGGCGACCGCCACGCCACCGATGTCGGCCGCGGGCACGGCCCGTCCGGACCACCACTGGTCGTGGTGCAGGTCGACGGCCTTGCCGACGAGCCGGCCGGTGTCGTCGAACGCGCCGTAGCGGGTCATGCCGGGCACCGTGGCGGTGGCGTGCGGGGGGCGCTGCGGGTCGGACCCGAAGGCGAACCGGCCCAGCTCCCAGGCGTCGGCCAGGTCGTCGGCGGTGAGTTCGCGTACGTGCACGGTGGCGGGCATCGGCACACCCTAACCGCTGTTAGGAAGGGCCCCTTCACCTGCACGAGGCGTTAACAAGGTGCCCTTCCTTCGCGGCGGTCAGTGCTGTGGGATGTTGGCCACGCCGATCCGCTTGCGGAACACCCAGTAGGTCCAGCCCTGGTAGGCCAGCACGACCGGGGTGAAGATCACCGCCACCCAGGTCATGATCTTCAGGGTGTACGGGGTGGACGCGGCGTTGGTGGCGGTCAACGTGCCCGCCGCGTCCAGGGTGGAGGGCAGCACGTTCGGGAACAGCGCCGCGAACAGGGTCGCCACCGCCAGGCCGATCGCCACGGCGGTGCCGGTGAACGCCCAGCCCTCCCGGCGTACCCGGGCGGCGGCGAGGCCACCGAGCAAGGCTAGGGCCGCACCGACGGCGAGCACCACGGCGGCCGCGCTGGAGCGGATGCTCAGCGTCCAGGTCAAGAAGGTCACCGCGAGCACGGCGGCACCCACGCCGAGGCGCACCGCGAGGGCGCTGGCGCGCTCGCGGATGTCGCCGGCGGTCTTCAGCGCGATGAACACCGCGCCGTGGGTGACGAACAGCGCCAGGGTGGTCGCGCCACCGAGCAGGGCGTACGGATGCAGCAGGTCGAACAGGCCACCCACGTACTCGTGGTCGGCGTCCAGCGGCACACCGCGCAGGATGTTGGCGAAGGCGACACCCCACAGGAACGCCGGCAGCAGCGAGCCGATCACGATCGCCGCGTCCCAGCGGCGCTTCCAGGACACCTCGGGGCGCTTGTGCCGGTACTCGAAGGCCACCCCACGGCCGATCAGGGCCAGCAGGATCAGCAGCAGCGGCAGGTAGAAGCCGGAGAAGAGGGTGGCGTACCACTCGGGGAAGGCGGCGAACATCGCGCCGCCAGCGGTGATCAACCACACCTCGTTGCCGTCCCAGACCGGGCCGATCGTGTTGATCAGAACCCGCCGTTCCCGGTCGTCGCGGCCCAGCACGGGCAGCAGCATGCCCACGCCGAAGTCGAAGCCCTCCAGGATGAAGTAGCCGGTGAAGAGCACGGCGATGAGCAGAAACCAGATGGTGGTGAGGTCCACGGCAGGCTCCGGTGATCAGTAGGCGAAGGCGAGCGGACGCTCGGCATCGTCGGTGTCGTCGGACGGGGGCGTCTCGCTGACGTCGGGTACGCCGGCCTTGGCGTAACGCAGCAGCAGCTTGACCTCGATCACCGCGAGGGTGGCGTAGATCAGCGTGAAGGCGGTGAACGAGGTGAGCACCTCGGCCAGCGAGACGCTGCGGGACACGCCGTTGCGGGTGAGCATCTCGCCGAAGACGATCCACGGCTGGCGACCCATCTCGGTGAAGATCCAGCCGAACGAGTTGGCCAGCAGTGGCAGCACCGGCATGGCCAGCCCGGCGCGCAGCAGCCACTTACTGGTGGGTGTGCGGCCCTTGCGCTGGCTCCAGAGCACCAGCAGGGCGATCGCGGCGGCTGCCATCCCGAAGGCGATCATGAAGCGGAAGCTCCAGTAGGTGACCGGGATGATCGGGGTGTAGCTGCCGGCGCCGTACTGGGTGGCGTACTGGGCCTGGAGGTCGTTGATGCCGTGCACTGTGCCGTTGGGGTCGCCGGTGCCGAGGTACGACAGCAGGTACGGGATCTTGATGGCGAACACCTCGCGGCTGCCGTCGAGGCTGCCGACGGTGAGCACGGAGAACGAGGCGGGGCTCTCGGTGGTGTAGAGGCCCTCGGCGGCGGCCATCTTCATCGGCTGCACGTCGGTCATGATCTTGCCTTGGAGGTCGCCGGTGAACAGCACGGCGGCGGAGGCGACCAGGACCACCCAGGAACCGAACTTCGCGGCGAAGCGGTAGGCGCCGGTGTCGGCGGAGTCGCGGTTACGGATCAGGTGCCACAGGCCCACGGCGGCGACCAGCGACCCGGCGACCAGGAACGAGCCGGCCAGGGTGTGCGGGAAGGTGATCAGGGCGACCTTGTTGGTCAGCACGGCCGGGAAGTCGGTCAGCTCCGCGCGGCCGGTGTCCGGGTTGACCTTGTAGCCGACCGGGTTCTGCATGAACGAGTTCGCGGCGAGGATGAAGTACGCGCTGAGGTTCGTGCCGATCGCGGCGGCCCAGATGCTGGCCAGGTGCGCCCGCTTGGGCAGCCGGTCCCAGCCGAAGATCCACAGGCCGATGAAGGTGGATTCGAGGAAGAACGCGACAAGCGCCTCGATGGCCAGGGGTGCGCCGAAGACGTCGCCGACGAAGCGCGAGTAGTCGCTCCAGTTCATGCCGAACTGGAACTCCTGCACGATGCCGGTGACCACACCCATCGCGAAGTTGATCAGGAAGAGCTTGCCGTAGAACTTGGTGAGCTTGAGGTAGCGCTCGTTGCCGGTGCGGTGCCACAGCGTCTGCAGGATCGCCACCAGCACGGACAGGCCGATGGTCAGCGGCACGAAGAGAAAGTGGTAGACGGTGGTGACACCGAACTGCCATCGGGCGACGTCCAACGCGTCCACCTGGAACCCCCAGCCATTTCGTACTACGAGACGTAGTAAATACTACTGCTCGTCGTAGAGGAGCGGACAGGGTTGGGCGGCCCGAACCGGCCCCGGACCAATGACCTTGATCACCCGGGCCGTCGGGTCCGGCGGCAACCGGCCGACCCGCCCTCGCGGCACCCCTCGCGCGTGCGACGATGGCGCGCTGATGGACACCGCGCACTCCCCCTGGCAACCGCCGCTGATCTGGCGTGCCGCCCAACTGCTGGCCCGAGCCCTGGTCGGCCTGCTGGCCCGCCTCGAGGTCACCGGCGACGTCCCCGCGTACCTGCGTCGCGGACCGCTGGTGCTGGCCGCCAACCACATCAGCCCGTTCGACCCCGTGGTGATGGCCGCCGCCTGTCAGACCCGCGGGATCGCCCCCCGGATCATGGCGACCGCCGGGTTGTTCCGCGCACCGGTGTTCGGCGCCGCCATGCGCCGCGCCGGGCACATCCGCGTCGACCGGGGCACCAACGCGGTGCACCGGGCGCTGGACGCCGCTGCCACCGCCGTCGCCGGAGGCTCGGTGATCCTCATCTACCCGGAGGGCCGCATCGGCCTGGACCCCGGCATGTGGCCCGAACGCGGCAAGACCGGCGCCGCCCGGCTCGCCCTGGCCTGCGCCGCCCCGGTCATCCCGGTCGCCCAGTGGGGCGCCCACGAGGTGCTGCCGTACCGGGCGCCCCGCGGGATGCTGCGCGGCGTCGCCCGCGCGCTGTGGCGCCGCCCGGTGATCCGGGTGCACTTCGGCACACCCGTCGACCTGGGCGAGGTGAGCGCCGCGAGCCCCGGCGTCGCCCGCCGGGCCACCGACCGGATCATCGACGCGCTCACCGACACCCTCGTTCCGCTGCGCCCCGCCGAGCCCGACCGACCCCGGCACGTCGACCCGGGCCGCCCGAGCGACCCCAGCCGGGCCCACCGTCGCAGGCGCGAGTGACCTAACGCATTAGACAACTTTCGGAAACCTGTCTAAGCTGTCTATCGTGAGCAGCGTGGAGATGGAGTACGACGACCCGAAGCGCGCCGCTGTCCTCGCGGCGGCGGTCGGCGTGTTCGGGCGCTATGGATTCCAGAAGACGTCGATGGAGGCGGTCGCCAAGGCGGCCGGCATCTCCCGGCCGGGCCTGTACCTGATGTTCCCCAACAAGGAGCAGCTGTACCGGGCCACCATGCAGGGCGTCATGGAGCGCGCCCAGGCAGCGATGAAGGCGCGCTTCGCCGACGCGGCGCTCAGCTTCGACGAGCGGATCGTGGCGGGGCTGGACGCGCTGATGGGCCCGTACATCGACACCCAGGTGGCCCGCGACCTCAACGAGCTGCTCGAGAACAGCGGGCCCCAGCTGGGCTCGATGTTCCACGACTACCAGGAGCGGGCTCGGGCGACGCTGCGCGCCCACATCGACGATCTCGCTCCGCCCGGCCTGCTCGACACGGAGCTGACCGCGAACGACGTGATGGACCTGCTCTTCTCCGCCGCGTTGACCTGGAAGTCGACCTCGGCCACCAGGGACGAGTTCCGCGAACGGATCCGCCGGGCCCTGCGGCTGATCCACCGCACCGCGCGCTGACCCGCCGCCACCGACCGCACCCCTCCCGTAGATTTCCCGCGTCCAAGGAGTTCCGAAATGTCACGAATCATCACCCCTTACTCGGCTGCGTCGACCGCCGCCGAGGTGATTGCCGGCGTCGATATCACCGGCCGCCGGGCCGTGGTCACCGGCGGCGCGTCCGGGATCGGCCTGGAGACCGCCCGGGCGCTGGCCCATGCCGGCGCCGAGGTGACGCTGGCCGTCCGCGACACCGCCGCCGGCGACCGCGCCGCCGCCGACATCACGGCAGGCGGGGCACTCGGCGCGGTCCGGGTCGCCCGGCTCGACCTGGCCGACCGCGCCTCCATCGACACCTTCGTCACTGGCTGGTCCGGCGCGCTGCACATCCTGGTCAACAACGCCGGCGTCATGGCCCTGCCGGAGCTGACCAGGACCGCCGAGCGCTGGGAGAAGCAGTTCGCGGTCAACCACCTCGGTCACGCCGAGCTGACCCTGGGTCTGCACGACGCGCTCGCGGCCGCGCGGGACGCCCGGATCGTCGTCGTGAGCTCCTCGGCCCACCAGCAGTCCCCGGTCGTCTTCGACGACATCCACTTCACCGCCCGGCCCTACGAGGCCTGGTCGGCCTACGGCCAGTCGAAGACCGCGACGATCCTGTTCACCGTCGCCCTGGCCAGAAGGTGGGACACCGACGGCATCACGGCCAACGCCCTGCACCCCGGCGGCATCATGACCAACCTCCAACGACACCTCGACGACGCGCAACTGCGCTACGTCGGCGCGGTGGACGAGCAGGGCAACCGCCTGGAGGTGCCGCCGGGCTGGAAGACCCCGCAGCAGGGCGCGGCCACCACGGTCCTGCTGGCCGCCTCCCCCGAGGTCGACGGCGTGACGGGCCGCTACTTCGAGGACGGTCACGAGGCCCCGGTCATCGCCGAGCCCTCCGACGGAATGAGCGGCGTGCTCCCGTACGCCCTCGACGACAAGGACGCCGACCTCCTCTTCGACGAGACGGTCCGGCTCCTGCTGCGGTGACTCGGCAGCCGGCCGACGAATGTCGCCGGCAGGCCACCCACGCTCCACCGGCGGCAGGCATACTGCGTCGCGTGCTGACCCGATTCGGCTACCTGGACGCGCCCGGGCCGCTGGCGTTCGCCCACCGCGGCGGCGCCGCCGAGGGCGACGAGAACACCAGCGAGGCGTTCGCCCGCGCCATCGGGCTGGGCTACCGGTACGTGGAGACCGACGTGCACGCCACCGCCGACGGGGTGGCGGTGATCTTCCACGACCCGACCCTGCGCCGGATCACCGGCGAACCGGGGCGCATCGCCGACCTGCGCTGGGCCGACCTCGCCTCGGTACGCGTCGGCGGGGCCGCTGTCGTACCCCGGCTCGACGAGGTGCTGGGCGCGTGGCCGCAGGTGCGGTTCAACATCGACGTGAAGGCCGACGGCGGCGTCGAGCCGACGGTGGCCACTGTGACCCGGGCCGGCGCCGCCGACCGGGTGCTGCTCGCCTCGTTCAGTGACGCCCGGCTGACCCGGCTGCGCGGGCTCACCGACGGGCGGGTCGCCACCAGCCTGGGCATGCGCGGGGTGGCCCGGCTGCGGCTGGCCTCGCTGCACGGCCGCCCGCTGCGGCTGCCCCCGTCGGTGGTCGCCGCGCAGGTGCCGCCGAGCTACGGGCGGGTGCCGGTGGTGGACCGCCGGTTCCTCGACTACTGCCACCGACTCGGCCTGCAGGTGCATGTCTGGACGATCGACGAACCCGCCCAGATGCACGACTTACTGGATCGTGGCGTGGATGGCATCATGACCGATCACGTCGGCGTGCTGCGCGACGTCTACCGCAGCCGCGGCCACTGGGCCGCCTGACCATCCAAGGACCCCCGATGGCCGAGACCGTGACCCCCACGGTGGACGACACCCCGCCCCCGGCGAGCACCCGCCGCGAGCGGAGCGGCTGGTACATCTACGACTGGGCCAACTCCGCCTTCCAGACCACAGTCATCACGGTCTTCCTCGGCCCGTTCCTCACCACCGTCGCCGAGTTGGCCGCCGGCTGCGAGCTGGGCGCGGACACTTGCGACGGCTACGTGCACCCGCTCGGCATCCGGGTGGCCGCCGGCTCCTACTACCCGTACCTGATCTCGCTGTCGGTGTTTCTGACCGTGTTCGTGCTGCCGGTGATCGGGGCGATCGCCGACCGGTCGGCGCACAAGAAGCGGCTGCTCGGCGGCGCGGCGTTCACCGGCGCCGGCGCGACCATGGCGATGGCCTTCGTCACCGGCGACCGGTACCTGCTCGGCGGGGCGCTGTTCCTGGTCGCCAACATCTCCTTCGGCGCGGCCATCGTGGTGTACAACTCGTTCCTGCCACAGCTCGGCGGTCCCGACGAGCGCGACGGCATCTCCAGCCGCGGCTGGGCGCTCGGCTATCTCGGCGGTGGCCTGCTGCTGGCGTTCAACCTGGTCGCGGTCACCCTGCTCAGCCAGGACGACAACCCGCAGCGCACCCTGGACCTGGCCCGCTGGTCGATCGTGTCCGCCGGGGTGTGGTGGGCGGCGTTCACCCTGGTGCCGCTGCGCTGGCTACGTGAACGCCCCACCGCGGCGGCGCTGGCCGCCGGCGGCAACGTGCTCACCGACGGGTTCCGGCAGCTCGGCCGCACCCTGCGTGAGGTCAAGGCGTACCCGCTGACGCTGTTCTTTCTGCTCGCGTTCCTGGTCTACAACGACGGCATCCAGACCGTCATCACCCTCGCCAGCCAGTACGGCACCGAGGAGCTGCGGCTCGAACAGAGCACCCTGATCGTCACCATCCTGCTTGTGCAGTTCCTCGCCTTCGGTGGCGCGTTGAGCCTCGGCGCGCTGGCCCGGCGCATCGGCGCCTGGAAGACGGTGCTGCTCAGCCTGGTGCTCTGGACCGGTGTGATCATCGGCGCGTTCCGGCTGCCCGCCGAGGCGCCGGTGCCGTTCATGGTCCTCGGCGCGGCCATCGGCCTGGTCCTGGGCGGCAGCCAGGCGCTGAGCCGGTCGCTGTTCAGCCAGCTCATCCCGGCCGGCAAGGAGGGCGAGTACTACGGCTTCTACGAGATCAGCGACAAGGGCACCAGCTGGCTCGGACCCCTCGCCTTCGGTCTGGTGTTCCAGCTCACCGCCTCCTACCGGGTGGGCCTGGTCTCCCTGCTGATCTTCTTCGTCGTCGGTTTCCTGCTTCTTCTGGCCGTGCCGATCCGCCGGGCCATCGTCGCCGCCGGGAACACCCCACCCCGGGTGCTCTGACGCCGGCCGCACCCGGCTGATCGGCCCTGGTCGATCAGATAGGCTGCCCGACCGTGACCGACGACGCCGCTGCCACCCCGACCTGCCTGGCCCACCCGTTCCCCGGCCAGCCGCACGCTCCGGCCGGGTGCGCCGCGGCACGCGGACTCGACGGGCGTCCGGTGCACGCCGCGGCGTTGAAGTTCTTCTGGGGGCCGATGGACTGCGGCAAGTCCACCATGGCGCTGCAGATGAACTACAACCACGCCCGACAGGGCCGGCGCGGGCTGGTCACCACCCGCATCGACCGGTCGCTGGGCCCACAGGTCACCACCCGCATCGGTCTGGCACACGAGGCGATCGAGGTCACCGACGACCTGGACCTGCGAGCCCTGGTCCGGGGCCGGTGGGCCGAGGGGGAACGCGTCGACTACCTGATCTGCGACGAGGCGTGCTTCTACACCGTCGAGCACGTCGAGCAGATGGCCGAGCTGGTCGACAGTTACGACGTGGACGTGTTCGCGTTCGGCCTGGCCACCGACTTCCGCTCCTGCCTGTTCCCCGCCACCCAGCGGCTGTTCGAGCTGGCCGACGAGGTGGCCCGGATCCAGGTCGA
Above is a window of Micromonospora coriariae DNA encoding:
- a CDS encoding SDR family NAD(P)-dependent oxidoreductase, yielding MSRIITPYSAASTAAEVIAGVDITGRRAVVTGGASGIGLETARALAHAGAEVTLAVRDTAAGDRAAADITAGGALGAVRVARLDLADRASIDTFVTGWSGALHILVNNAGVMALPELTRTAERWEKQFAVNHLGHAELTLGLHDALAAARDARIVVVSSSAHQQSPVVFDDIHFTARPYEAWSAYGQSKTATILFTVALARRWDTDGITANALHPGGIMTNLQRHLDDAQLRYVGAVDEQGNRLEVPPGWKTPQQGAATTVLLAASPEVDGVTGRYFEDGHEAPVIAEPSDGMSGVLPYALDDKDADLLFDETVRLLLR
- a CDS encoding glycerophosphodiester phosphodiesterase; this translates as MLTRFGYLDAPGPLAFAHRGGAAEGDENTSEAFARAIGLGYRYVETDVHATADGVAVIFHDPTLRRITGEPGRIADLRWADLASVRVGGAAVVPRLDEVLGAWPQVRFNIDVKADGGVEPTVATVTRAGAADRVLLASFSDARLTRLRGLTDGRVATSLGMRGVARLRLASLHGRPLRLPPSVVAAQVPPSYGRVPVVDRRFLDYCHRLGLQVHVWTIDEPAQMHDLLDRGVDGIMTDHVGVLRDVYRSRGHWAA
- a CDS encoding MFS transporter — protein: MAETVTPTVDDTPPPASTRRERSGWYIYDWANSAFQTTVITVFLGPFLTTVAELAAGCELGADTCDGYVHPLGIRVAAGSYYPYLISLSVFLTVFVLPVIGAIADRSAHKKRLLGGAAFTGAGATMAMAFVTGDRYLLGGALFLVANISFGAAIVVYNSFLPQLGGPDERDGISSRGWALGYLGGGLLLAFNLVAVTLLSQDDNPQRTLDLARWSIVSAGVWWAAFTLVPLRWLRERPTAAALAAGGNVLTDGFRQLGRTLREVKAYPLTLFFLLAFLVYNDGIQTVITLASQYGTEELRLEQSTLIVTILLVQFLAFGGALSLGALARRIGAWKTVLLSLVLWTGVIIGAFRLPAEAPVPFMVLGAAIGLVLGGSQALSRSLFSQLIPAGKEGEYYGFYEISDKGTSWLGPLAFGLVFQLTASYRVGLVSLLIFFVVGFLLLLAVPIRRAIVAAGNTPPRVL
- a CDS encoding thymidine kinase — encoded protein: MTDDAAATPTCLAHPFPGQPHAPAGCAAARGLDGRPVHAAALKFFWGPMDCGKSTMALQMNYNHARQGRRGLVTTRIDRSLGPQVTTRIGLAHEAIEVTDDLDLRALVRGRWAEGERVDYLICDEACFYTVEHVEQMAELVDSYDVDVFAFGLATDFRSCLFPATQRLFELADEVARIQVEVLCWCGREGLLNARVVDGRVVREGAQVVIGDTVDTAEVRYQVLCRRHYRSGDLGPRD